A genomic segment from Nicotiana tabacum cultivar K326 chromosome 9, ASM71507v2, whole genome shotgun sequence encodes:
- the LOC107826219 gene encoding isovaleryl-CoA dehydrogenase, mitochondrial codes for MHKLFAARSLTSALCRTKKQQQLAAFSTSLLFDDTQKQFKESVAQFAQENIAPHAEKIDKTNYFPQDVNLWKLMGDFNLHGITVPEEYGGLGLGYLYHCIAMEEISRASGSVGLSYGAHTNLCINQLVRNGSHEQKQKYLPKLITGEHVGALAMSEPNAGSDVVSMKCKADHVEGGYVLNGNKMWCTNGPTAQTLVVYAKTDVTAGSKGITAFIIEKGVPGFSTAQKLDKLGMRGSDTCELVFENCFVPEENVLGQVGKGVYVLMSGLDLERLVLASGPVGLMQACLDVVLPYVKQREQFGRPIGEFQFIQGKVADMYTALQSSRSYVYSVARECDSGNINTKDCAGVILTAAERATQVALQAIQCLGGNGYVNEYPTGRLLRDAKLYEIGAGTSEIRRMIIGRELFKEQ; via the exons ATGCATAAATTGTTTGCGGCGAGGTCTTTGACATCTGCTTTGTGCAGAACCAAAAAGCAGCAACAGCTTGCTGCGTTTTCTACTTCATTACTCTTCGATGATACACAAAAACAG TTTAAAGAAAGCGTGGCACAATTTGCTCAAGAGAATATTGCCCCTCATGCTGAAAAGATAGATAAAACAAATTATTTCCCTCAG GATGTTAATTTGTGGAAACTAATGGGGGATTTTAATCTCCATGGTATTACAGTGCCAG AGGAATATGGAGGACTTGGCCTTGGTTATCTGTATCACTGCATAGCCATGGAAGAGATTAGTCGAGCATCAGGGTCAGTTGGCCTTTCTTATGGTGCCCACACGAACCTATGCATTAATCAGTTG GTTAGAAATGGATCGCATGAGCAGAAGCAAAAGTATCTACCAAAG CTAATCACGGGTGAACATGTGGGGGCTCTAGCTATGAGTGAACCTAATG CTGGGTCAGATGTTGTTAGCATGAAGTGCAAAGCTGATCATGTTGAGGGTGGTTATGTTCTGAATGGAAATAAAATGTGGTGCACAAATGGTCCAACTGCTCAGACACTG GTTGTTTATGCAAAAACGGATGTAACAGCTGGTTCGAAAGGAATCACAGCGTTCATTATCGAGAAGGGAGTGCCAGG ATTCTCTACGGCCCAGAAATTAGACAAACTTGGGATGCGAGGGAGTGATAC ATGTGAGCTTGTGTTTGAGAACTGTTTCGTCCCTGAAGAAAATGTTTTGGGGCAGGTAGGAAAAG GTGTTTATGTCCTGATGTCGGGGCTCGATCTAGAGAGACTTGTTTTGGCATCTGGTCCTGTTGGACTTATGCAAGCCTGTCTTGATGTTGTTCTCCCCTATGTTAAACAGCGAGAACAATTTGGGCGACCGATTGGAGAATTTCAATTTATACAG GGAAAAGTTGCTGACATGTACACAGCTTTGCAATCTTCAAG ATCTTATGTCTATTCTGTTGCAAGGGAATGTGACAGCGGCAATATTAATACAAAG GATTGTGCTGGTGTTATACTTACTGCTGCTGAAAGAGCAACCCAAGTTGCTCTTCAG GCGATTCAGTGCCTTGGAGGCAACGGCTACGTGAATGAATACCCAACGGGACGCCTTCTGCGAGATGCCAAACTGTATGAGATTGGGGCAGGCACAAGTGAGATCAGAAGAATGATAATAGGCCGTGAACTTTTTAAAGAACAATGA